From Daphnia magna isolate NIES linkage group LG2, ASM2063170v1.1, whole genome shotgun sequence:
GTGGTGGCGCAATTCAATTtagcattttttgtttttcttcgtaTCTTTCCCCATCGAGTTTGTAGCGAAGGCGGGTTCCAGATCCATGCACACATAGAAAAGTAATGCATTATGTCTTTACTGTTACTTTCCACGTTTGCGCATTTAAACGACGTGCGCATATCGGCGATTGGTCACATCCCATCGCTTCCGTTATTTTCGACGAGTCATCTCGTCCCGCACAATCTCTTTTTCAATGCATACAGTAAAGCTCTTAATTTCCTATCCGACCGGAATTTTCGATTCTTAGAGATCAATTGGGAACCGAAATATTTATTTAGTACACACTGTACGCTAGTTGTGTACGTAATAATTATTTGGTTTCAATATAAGGGAACAAAAAGTGGAGGTTTGACTCACCAGCGATGAGAAGTGCCAGCATACAGGCAATTGAAGAGTTCCCCATTGTCAGACCGATCTCTGAGGATTTTCTTGCTCGCCAAAAAGAATCTGGACGTCTTCTTGCTGTTGTTTTGTCGGTCGTGTTTCACTTTTTCCAACGTTATCGTCTCAGATAATAAAGCACTattggcaaaataaaaatataaaacgcTTTTTGaatatctaaattttttagttttaattttgattattattacgtttttttttttttttgtttttttcttttctttacttgAGCTCCACTCGGCCCCACTGTCAAAAGTGGAATGACCGTACAGAAAACGCCGTGGCTTTTATATATGGCCCGCGCCCGCTAGTTGGTGTGCAGGTACGTTCGTACCTTCTCTTCTGTCTACGCATCTGCTTTACCTGATTCtctcctttcttctttttttttttttttctgtctctgCTTCTTcgtctttcgttttttaccaTTCACCAGTGGCACGTGACCAGGAACAGTTTTTACTTAACAAATTTTCTTCTGGTCTTCTCTTCCCTGAGTTCTTGTTCCCCTCTCCACAATACCCCCACGCAGATTTTTCTATCTTTTGCATTTTACCGAAATACCGGCGAAATCATTTTTTCGGCGAatgacgggaaaaaaaaaagcggacaAGGTTCCAGTAacaccgcgatgtgaatttttttcttcttcttctcaatCTCTTCTATATTTCATTACAGCCTCTAGGTGATCAGTGCTCACTGCGTCCGCTATTATCTTCCGACAGTGATGCCCTCCTCTTGGAACGCATAACAGTTTTCTCAataggaagaagaagacgaataaaaatcacggccACCAACAGCCTGTTCGGCCCAGCCAAATTCCGTAACATCTGAAGAAGCGGAAGCTCAACGGCTGGGATCCCGATCTCGTTATTCtcgttttattctttttttttttctctctctttctcgatCGGTTTCCACGACCGAGGGGGGGACGAAGACGACTGGTCGCGACTACTGGTCTACTACCGTTACACGGTATGGCATCTTCTTTGATAGTCGTGATCACCCATTAGCGATGCCCTACTTTTCGGATCTGCAATTTCTCattaacatttttcttgatttgatttttttctatctaaaaatttttttttgtggctcCCAAGGCAAAGAAGTAATCTCGaggaaggttttttttttgttcgtacGCGTTGTAGGGTGTAACAGTGCTGGCTGGTTGCGTACGAGGACTCACGCACAGATCCCACATTGGGGTCTGGTATAACAAGTTTGTTTCCATAACGGACAGGTTTCCAACGCGCGCACCATCTCTGGAAGACATTTCCTGACAAACACATCAACACAATATTATAGCTTCTtgatattttttcaaaatgtgtTTCACCTAGATGAGAAAACAAATTCTTCCGTTGGCACGCAATAACAACAGCCTTCGACATTTGATGATTCCGTCAATGGCCAAACTTTggtgaaagaaaatgaagaagaccATTACAACCTTTCTCCCTGTAAATGAGAAAGTAATAGCTTATCTAGTTTCaacaactttttaaaaatatgttttatTACCATTTTTACAGCCTATGCGATCACGACAAGTCAGTGTGATGCTTGATTGGGTGAAATAGACTGCGAAAACCGTGTTAAGTCGGACACGATGGAACGTTTCGTTTCCGGTATCATTGCGGTCACAGTTCCTTTTgagtaatttaaaaaatgagttcCGACTCAATGCGCATCATTTATAGGTGCAAGGTATCCAGGGATCCAGCGCCAGCTTTATGCAACGTACTTTTTCAACTTTCTAGACTGGAAAATGCTAAAACTCAAGTTGCTTTAATCAATTAATCGATCGAATTCCATTTCATCAAGAGTTTAAACAGCCCAGAAAAGATTCGAAATGACAGATCGTACGCACCGTCTAACTCACAGAGGTAAACGAATGTGTGAAGGGCAGTGTACATCGACGTACATTATCATGCAAATTGGAAACGCAAAAGTACGTCTTTGCCGGACTCACCTACTTTTAAGGTAGAGACCTGGGCAACGCGAACGATTTGTCGTATCCTTGCCAGACTGATTTGGTACAGTTGGATTTTAACTGACCTATCAACTACTCACCTCGAGTGTAACCTAGAAAATCTTTGACTGTAAACTTACATAATTAAGCATTCAAAGAAATAATTTTGCGGATAATTGCGCACGGTTTAGAAACCTAAAATGAGAATGAACAAGCCCCAGGGTTAGTAGTACAAATCAGACAACATATAACTAGAGAGTTGTCAATTACGaaagaaaactggaaaaaaaaaagaaaaaaaggtccCGAACCCCGTCGTTATCAGCGCGAGTGGCAGCCATATGGTACTTCAAAAGAAGATGGAAGCATATTAATGGCGTTGAATGTAGCACCGTTTCGTTTGGCTTCTTGAATTTGGTATGATTTATACTAAACCGTCTTTTTTGTGCTCCATTAGCCGTCAATTGAATCCTGTCCCAAGAAAGTAAATGGGCCGAGTGCCATTACGTATTGAGTAAATAGCTCTCATGTATTGAATTTGGGAAgatatttttaaatcttcTTATGAACGCATAAAAGTCGGGAAGGGCTTGTTATTGCTGTAAAAAAAGTAATGgagaaacccccccccccccaaacgAAGAGAACCAAAATGTTAAATATGATGCGAATATGAAtcatttaatcattttttttcgtttaccgGGAAGGAagaagattaaaaaaaattgtaataataaagaagaggGTATACTGTATAATAATATGTATCACACTGCGTAGAATAGTCGCGACAAACTAGAccggaaggaaaaaaaaaaaaagaaaagaaaaaacaacgcACGCGGGCAAATGTCGGGATTACGTCGACGCGACGGGGCCAAAATTAAGTGATGCTGTGATTAATAATATTGCAACAATAGTACCAAACACGGGTTGGatggaaaatagaaaaaaaaagagaagggaaaTACTTCCTTCTTCGTTTCAACTCTTAGGTGATGCTCGAAATGGCAGAAGTCGAAACCCCAGAATGAAACTCCGTGCGCTCTGCTCATGGACACACATGTGCAGGCATGTCGGAGTTCAcgttttctttataaaaaaaaaagagaaagaaataggcagaaggagagagaaagatatgcaaaaagagattgaaaaaaaaaaaaataccaactGTACACTACCCAAGGAAGGGGGAGGGATTAGCCATCCATAAGAATCGGAAACAAACAGGATCGTTTTTCGGGGCAAAGGATAGAAATCGACTAAACGACACGAACCATCGGTGGAATGAATGACCTTACACATCTTACAGTGGGAGGGAAGGAGGATATTAATTGGAACCAGAGAAACTCTacaggaaaaaaatcaaaaacacgTGCAATCAAGAATCCCTTTCCAATAGATGAGCGGCAGTTTAATCTACGCCAGCGAATCCTTCGGATCCTTCAATGGCTTTGATCAACTTCTCTCTTAACTGTTGGTAACTCTCATAGGGTGGCAAGTCCAAACGATTGAAACTGAATTGGAGAAGCAGAACATTTCTCATTTCAATTCCATGTCAAAGAATAAATGGCTTTGAGACTTACCATGTATGAGCACGAGGAAAATTGTTTGGCGTACCCCACTTTTCGATTGTAAATGGTTGTGGGCCATTGCTTCCATACAGTTCTTTAAATCCATTCATCGGGACACGAGATGTCCCCGTAACGAATTGTAGGACACGAGAACGCATTTCCGGATTGAACGATAAAACCacctgaaaaagaaatgtcaagAATTACGTTTCTATGACgctaataaaataaaaaatacaacaaattaGAGTGGCACTTACTCTCCAGAACCACTGCACCACCATGTGGTTGGCATTGTAATCGCCTTTGTAATTTGTGTGTTCTCTCCAGTCTTTGACGTCGATGGTGCCAATCCCGCACATCAATAATTCGAGTTCATTTTCATCGAAGATCTTAAGCATGGAGAGTGGGATTAAATCCTTGAAACCATCGAGGAAGGCACGCATCTGAGCCTCAACGCGAGACACAAACCTCCACTGGATCACCAAGCTGTTAACGTAAACAGTACGCAACAGTTATTAATTAGTTGAACACGTTATGGAAAGACAagtaattattttaaaaaaaattaatattcgCTTACTTGATGTATTCATGTTTGTTGTCATTGGTGACAGGAATATTCGTTCCGTTGGGTTTTAGCTCTCGCTGAATGGTTTTGCCAAAGCTTTCCTCGTCGACAGCAAAATTAAGATCCAACTCACTCGGATCGTTCTCTTTGATCCAAACAAGTGAGTTGAAATATTCGGTATCAACCGACTCCATATCTTTTAATTCGATGGGCTTTTCCAACATCATTTTGTAAAAGGGGCGAATGAAGAATCCATCAAGCAGTTTGCCGTGGTAAACCGCCATACCAGCTACACGGCCAATAAACTTGAAGTAGGAAAGATGATCTTCGGTACACAGTCCCGACATTGGGTTGATTTGCAACGTGTAGTTGTCCCTGCAGAGAAAATGATAAATGATGACGTCTCGATTGACACTCGTATGCATTACGACTTATTCTAAACTTACATTGCAGAATATTCAAAGAGGCCGTAGTATGGGTTGAACATTTCTTTagagagaaggaaaaaccATTCGCGAGCAACACCACCATAATCGAGTCCGACTTCACCGTCAAATTCCACCCAAAGTTTTGTCTTGAGCAGCTCTGGCCGTGCGACGGTATTGATAATTCGGTACGAGTCTTCCAGAATTGAAGCTCGATGAactttaatttcaaatttgttgggaatgtttgcctgaaggcaaaataaaagaaaattacgaACCGAAAGATAAAAATTCAACAACTACTTATTTTCTAAACAGTTGTCAATTTACTGGTTTCTTAAGTTGCGACTTGAAGAAATCGTATTTCCGCTTATAGTCGCGTGAGTATGGAACAGCCGGGCCAGCAATGTTAGGATTCGACATACGTGGGTCTTCCCACTGGGTAATTCGGGTATCTGCATGTCAAAAACGTTTTACGTCAGCCGTTTCGATTACCACCTGACGGCCACTTTCTACTTACTGTGATCGATGTAGAAGATTCTTCCATCGGAATGGATTCGTTCCTCCCAGCCTTCTGGAAGTGGCCCTAGCGCTTCTTCTTGGAAACTTTTGTTTCCAGGACTCCTGCAAGAATTTAGGTTCATTaaacttgttgttattgttc
This genomic window contains:
- the LOC123469963 gene encoding E3 ubiquitin-protein ligase NEDD4-like isoform X2, whose product is MAETRVYGYEPNSGLNNAMPEPTSLLRLRVIAGHNLCKKDIFGASDPYVRIDLVATNGEQVIDSVLTKTKKRTLNPKWDEEFIFRVKPSEHKLVMEVFDENRLTRDDFLGMVELPLVGLPKELPDTSIPRKYYILRPRSARSKVKGHLQLYHAYIPDPNEVSESTVATALPAATEPQSQDPEPGWEMVDSTDGGTSVGQAQVEQPARPIYVQGSSSTPEVANATTQSAPLPSGWEERQDANGRTYYVNHIARTTQWERPSIQPAVIQEQQLARERNLETAGSDMQRRYHISDDAHPLQAGLDAAAGIADQEDEYEDDELDDYFDDDDELDDDDEYDEYWDETAEGDEQLREVQINGSPRPSPASPRHSVTTIEGEQVANGTSSTPTRPAVVPNSDGLPPGWTVQVAPNGRLFFIDHNKRATTWVDPRSGRPSTLPRQNQSPGNKSFQEEALGPLPEGWEERIHSDGRIFYIDHNTRITQWEDPRMSNPNIAGPAVPYSRDYKRKYDFFKSQLKKPANIPNKFEIKVHRASILEDSYRIINTVARPELLKTKLWVEFDGEVGLDYGGVAREWFFLLSKEMFNPYYGLFEYSAMDNYTLQINPMSGLCTEDHLSYFKFIGRVAGMAVYHGKLLDGFFIRPFYKMMLEKPIELKDMESVDTEYFNSLVWIKENDPSELDLNFAVDEESFGKTIQRELKPNGTNIPVTNDNKHEYINLVIQWRFVSRVEAQMRAFLDGFKDLIPLSMLKIFDENELELLMCGIGTIDVKDWREHTNYKGDYNANHMVVQWFWRVVLSFNPEMRSRVLQFVTGTSRVPMNGFKELYGSNGPQPFTIEKWGTPNNFPRAHTCFNRLDLPPYESYQQLREKLIKAIEGSEGFAGVD
- the LOC123469963 gene encoding E3 ubiquitin-protein ligase NEDD4-like isoform X4 is translated as MAETRVYGYEPNSGLNNAMPEPTSLLRLRVIAGHNLCKKDIFGASDPYVRIDLVATNGEQVIDSVLTKTKKRNLFLQTLNPKWDEEFIFRVKPSEHKLVMEVFDENRLTRDDFLGMVELPLVGLPKELPDTSIPRKYYILRPRSARSKVKGHLQLYHAYIPDPNEVSESTVATALPAATEPQSQDPEPGWEMVDSTDGGTSVGQAQVEQPARPIYVQGSSSTPEVANATTQSAPLPSGWEERQDANGRTYYVNHIARTTQWERPSIQPAVIQEQQLARERNLETAGSDMQRRYHISDDAHPLQAGLDAAAGIADQLREVQINGSPRPSPASPRHSVTTIEGEQVANGTSSTPTRPAVVPNSDGLPPGWTVQVAPNGRLFFIDHNKRATTWVDPRSGRPSTLPRQNQSPGNKSFQEEALGPLPEGWEERIHSDGRIFYIDHNTRITQWEDPRMSNPNIAGPAVPYSRDYKRKYDFFKSQLKKPANIPNKFEIKVHRASILEDSYRIINTVARPELLKTKLWVEFDGEVGLDYGGVAREWFFLLSKEMFNPYYGLFEYSAMDNYTLQINPMSGLCTEDHLSYFKFIGRVAGMAVYHGKLLDGFFIRPFYKMMLEKPIELKDMESVDTEYFNSLVWIKENDPSELDLNFAVDEESFGKTIQRELKPNGTNIPVTNDNKHEYINLVIQWRFVSRVEAQMRAFLDGFKDLIPLSMLKIFDENELELLMCGIGTIDVKDWREHTNYKGDYNANHMVVQWFWRVVLSFNPEMRSRVLQFVTGTSRVPMNGFKELYGSNGPQPFTIEKWGTPNNFPRAHTCFNRLDLPPYESYQQLREKLIKAIEGSEGFAGVD
- the LOC123469963 gene encoding E3 ubiquitin-protein ligase NEDD4-like isoform X3 produces the protein MAETRVYGYEPNSGLNNAMPEPTSLLRLRVIAGHNLCKKDIFGASDPYVRIDLVATNGEQVIDSVLTKTKKRNLFLQTLNPKWDEEFIFRVKPSEHKLVMEVFDENRLTRDDFLGMVELPLVGLPKELPDTSIPRKYYILRPRSARSKVKGHLQLYHAYIPDPNEVSESTVATALPAATEPQSQDPEPGWEMVDSTDGGTSVGQAQVEQPARGSSSTPEVANATTQSAPLPSGWEERQDANGRTYYVNHIARTTQWERPSIQPAVIQEQQLARERNLETAGSDMQRRYHISDDAHPLQAGLDAAAGIADQEDEYEDDELDDYFDDDDELDDDDEYDEYWDETAEGDEQLREVQINGSPRPSPASPRHSVTTIEGEQVANGTSSTPTRPAVVPNSDGLPPGWTVQVAPNGRLFFIDHNKRATTWVDPRSGRPSTLPRQNQSPGNKSFQEEALGPLPEGWEERIHSDGRIFYIDHNTRITQWEDPRMSNPNIAGPAVPYSRDYKRKYDFFKSQLKKPANIPNKFEIKVHRASILEDSYRIINTVARPELLKTKLWVEFDGEVGLDYGGVAREWFFLLSKEMFNPYYGLFEYSAMDNYTLQINPMSGLCTEDHLSYFKFIGRVAGMAVYHGKLLDGFFIRPFYKMMLEKPIELKDMESVDTEYFNSLVWIKENDPSELDLNFAVDEESFGKTIQRELKPNGTNIPVTNDNKHEYINLVIQWRFVSRVEAQMRAFLDGFKDLIPLSMLKIFDENELELLMCGIGTIDVKDWREHTNYKGDYNANHMVVQWFWRVVLSFNPEMRSRVLQFVTGTSRVPMNGFKELYGSNGPQPFTIEKWGTPNNFPRAHTCFNRLDLPPYESYQQLREKLIKAIEGSEGFAGVD